One segment of Pseudodesulfovibrio sp. 5S69 DNA contains the following:
- the nifJ gene encoding pyruvate:ferredoxin (flavodoxin) oxidoreductase has translation MSKMKTMDGNTAAAWVAYAMSETAAIYPITPSSTMGEIADEWAAQGRKNIFGQTVEVRQLQSEAGAAGAVHGGLAGGALTTTFTASQGLLLMIPNMYKIAGELLPCVFHVSARALAAHALSIFGDHQDVMACRQTGFAMLAAASVQEVMDLSLVAHLSTIEASVPFVSFFDGFRTSHEIQKIETIDYDDMKPLLNMDKVAAFRKRAMNPEHPDVRGTAQNPDIYFQGREASNSHYEVIPAIVEEYMAKVSALTGRDYKPFDYVGAADAERVIISMGSSCETIEEVVNRLVAEGEKVGLIKVRLYRPFSAKHFLAVLPETAKYVSVLDRTKEPGALGDPLYQDISTVFLEQGNGPVLTAGRYGLGSKEFTPAMAKAVFDNMAADAPKLHFTVGIEDDVTNASLVTTGTLDTTPEGTVQCKFWGLGSDGTVGANKQAIKIIGDNTDMYAQGYFAYDSKKSGGITISHLRFGDEPIQSTYLVTAADYVACHNPSYVHLYDVLDGIKDGGTFVLNCAWTAEQMDKELPASMRRTIAEKNLKFYTVDAVKIAGEVGLGGRINMVMQTAFFKLADVIPFDQAVALLKGGIEAAYGKKGPKIVEMNCAAVDKASDAIVEIPVPAAWATLADDVKADVDEPDYVKNIMRPVLAQKGDDLPVSVFSEDGTVPLATSKYEKRGVAIKVPEWIMENCIQCNQCAFVCPHSALRPVLVTEDEMKNAPAAFATQDAKGKDVKGLKYRMQVNTMDCLGCGNCADICPAKEKALVMKPIATQTEEQVPNFDFTETVSYKDAFKRDSVKGSQFKQSLMEFSGACAGCGETPYVKVLTQLFGERMIIANATGCSSIWGASAPSTPYCTNRDGFGPAWGNSLFEDAAEFGFGIEMGVNNRRKTLVAKCEEALCGAPADVKAALEGWLAAKDDAEASAEAGEALKAALEGTSDENLKAIAADADLFTKKSVWIFGGDGWAYDIGYGGVDHVLASGKDVNILVMDTEVYSNTGGQSSKATPLGSIAKFAAAGKGTGKKDLGRMAMTYGYVYVASVAMGADKQQMLKAFKEAEAYKGPSLIICYAPCINQGIKKGMGKTQLEQKLAVASGYWPLYRFNPELTEQGKNPFTLESKAPDGTLQEFLSGENRYAMLERFHPELSKAFREKLEKDYADRYAILTYLADADYGKGEMGEPAACETGVSAEAPGSGEPCDDGR, from the coding sequence ATGTCCAAGATGAAAACGATGGATGGCAACACCGCCGCCGCATGGGTGGCCTATGCCATGAGTGAAACCGCCGCCATCTACCCCATCACGCCCTCGTCCACCATGGGCGAGATCGCCGATGAATGGGCCGCGCAAGGCCGCAAGAATATTTTCGGGCAGACCGTCGAGGTCCGCCAGTTGCAGTCCGAGGCCGGTGCCGCGGGCGCCGTGCACGGCGGCCTGGCCGGCGGCGCGCTGACCACGACTTTCACCGCCTCCCAGGGCCTGCTCCTGATGATCCCGAACATGTACAAGATCGCGGGCGAACTGCTGCCCTGCGTCTTCCACGTGTCGGCCCGCGCCCTCGCGGCCCACGCCCTGTCCATCTTCGGTGACCACCAGGACGTCATGGCCTGCCGCCAGACCGGCTTCGCCATGCTCGCCGCCGCCTCCGTCCAGGAGGTCATGGACCTCTCCCTGGTGGCCCACCTGTCCACCATCGAGGCCAGCGTGCCCTTCGTCTCCTTCTTCGACGGTTTCCGGACCTCCCACGAGATCCAGAAGATCGAGACCATCGACTACGACGACATGAAGCCCCTGCTGAACATGGACAAGGTGGCCGCCTTCCGCAAGCGCGCCATGAACCCGGAACACCCGGACGTTCGCGGCACCGCCCAGAACCCGGACATCTATTTCCAGGGCCGTGAAGCCTCCAACTCCCACTATGAGGTCATCCCGGCCATCGTCGAGGAGTACATGGCCAAGGTCTCCGCCCTCACCGGCCGCGACTACAAGCCCTTCGACTACGTGGGCGCCGCCGACGCCGAGCGCGTGATCATCTCCATGGGCTCCTCCTGCGAGACCATCGAGGAAGTGGTCAACCGCCTGGTCGCCGAGGGCGAAAAGGTCGGCCTGATCAAAGTCCGACTGTATCGCCCGTTCTCGGCCAAGCATTTCCTGGCCGTGCTGCCCGAAACCGCCAAGTACGTGTCCGTGCTCGACCGCACCAAAGAGCCGGGCGCCCTGGGCGATCCGCTGTACCAGGACATCAGCACCGTGTTCCTGGAACAGGGCAACGGCCCCGTCCTCACCGCCGGCCGCTACGGGCTGGGCTCCAAGGAGTTCACCCCCGCCATGGCCAAGGCGGTGTTCGACAACATGGCGGCGGACGCCCCCAAGCTCCACTTCACCGTGGGCATCGAGGACGACGTCACCAATGCCTCCCTCGTCACGACCGGGACCCTGGACACCACCCCTGAAGGCACCGTCCAGTGCAAGTTCTGGGGTCTCGGTTCTGACGGGACGGTGGGCGCCAACAAGCAGGCCATCAAGATCATCGGCGACAATACCGACATGTATGCACAGGGCTACTTCGCCTACGACTCCAAGAAGTCCGGCGGCATCACCATCTCCCACCTGCGCTTCGGTGACGAACCCATCCAGTCCACCTACCTGGTCACCGCGGCCGACTACGTGGCCTGTCACAACCCGAGCTACGTGCACCTGTACGACGTGCTCGACGGCATCAAGGACGGCGGCACCTTCGTGCTGAACTGCGCCTGGACCGCCGAGCAGATGGACAAGGAGCTGCCCGCCTCCATGCGCCGCACCATCGCGGAAAAGAACCTCAAGTTCTACACCGTGGACGCGGTCAAGATCGCCGGCGAAGTGGGCCTGGGCGGACGCATCAACATGGTCATGCAGACCGCCTTCTTCAAGCTGGCCGACGTCATCCCGTTCGACCAGGCCGTCGCCCTGCTCAAGGGCGGCATCGAAGCCGCCTACGGCAAGAAGGGCCCGAAGATCGTCGAGATGAACTGCGCCGCCGTGGACAAGGCCTCCGACGCCATCGTCGAGATCCCGGTCCCGGCCGCCTGGGCGACCCTGGCGGACGACGTCAAGGCCGACGTCGACGAGCCCGATTACGTCAAGAACATCATGCGCCCGGTCCTGGCCCAGAAGGGCGACGACCTGCCGGTCTCCGTCTTCTCCGAGGACGGCACCGTGCCGCTGGCCACCTCCAAGTACGAGAAGCGCGGCGTGGCCATCAAGGTCCCCGAGTGGATCATGGAAAACTGCATCCAGTGCAACCAGTGCGCCTTTGTCTGCCCGCACTCCGCCCTGCGCCCGGTGCTGGTGACCGAGGACGAGATGAAGAACGCCCCGGCCGCCTTCGCCACCCAGGACGCCAAAGGCAAGGACGTCAAGGGACTCAAGTACCGCATGCAGGTCAACACCATGGACTGCCTGGGCTGCGGCAACTGCGCCGACATCTGCCCGGCCAAGGAAAAGGCGCTGGTCATGAAGCCCATCGCCACCCAGACCGAAGAGCAGGTGCCCAACTTCGACTTCACCGAGACCGTGTCCTACAAGGACGCCTTCAAGCGTGATTCCGTCAAGGGCTCCCAGTTCAAGCAGTCCCTCATGGAATTCTCCGGCGCCTGCGCCGGTTGCGGCGAGACCCCGTACGTCAAGGTGCTGACCCAGCTCTTCGGCGAGCGCATGATCATCGCCAACGCCACGGGCTGCTCCTCCATCTGGGGCGCCTCCGCTCCCTCGACCCCCTACTGCACCAACCGCGACGGCTTCGGCCCGGCCTGGGGCAACTCCCTGTTCGAGGACGCGGCCGAGTTCGGCTTCGGCATCGAGATGGGCGTGAACAACCGCCGCAAGACCCTGGTCGCCAAGTGCGAAGAGGCCCTGTGCGGCGCCCCCGCCGACGTCAAGGCCGCCCTGGAAGGCTGGCTGGCCGCCAAGGACGATGCCGAGGCTTCCGCCGAGGCGGGCGAGGCCCTGAAGGCCGCTCTCGAAGGGACCTCCGACGAGAACCTGAAGGCCATTGCGGCCGACGCCGACCTGTTCACCAAGAAGTCCGTCTGGATCTTCGGCGGTGACGGCTGGGCCTACGACATCGGTTACGGCGGCGTGGACCACGTGCTGGCCTCCGGCAAGGATGTAAACATCCTGGTCATGGACACCGAGGTGTACTCCAACACCGGCGGACAGTCTTCCAAGGCCACCCCGCTCGGCTCCATCGCCAAGTTCGCGGCCGCGGGCAAGGGCACCGGCAAGAAGGACCTGGGCCGCATGGCCATGACCTACGGCTATGTGTACGTGGCCTCCGTGGCCATGGGCGCCGACAAGCAGCAGATGCTCAAGGCCTTCAAGGAGGCCGAGGCCTACAAGGGCCCGTCCCTGATCATCTGCTACGCCCCGTGCATCAACCAGGGCATCAAGAAGGGCATGGGCAAGACCCAGCTCGAACAGAAGCTGGCCGTGGCCTCCGGCTACTGGCCCCTGTACCGCTTCAACCCCGAACTCACCGAGCAGGGCAAGAATCCGTTCACCCTGGAGTCCAAGGCTCCCGACGGAACCCTGCAGGAGTTCCTGTCCGGCGAAAACCGCTACGCCATGCTGGAGCGCTTCCATCCGGAGCTGTCCAAGGCGTTCCGCGAGAAACTGGAAAAGGACTACGCCGATCGCTACGCCATCCTCACCTATCTTGCCGATGCCGATTACGGCAAGGGCGAGATGGGCGAGCCTGCCGCCTGCGAAACCGGCGTGTCGGCCGAAGCCCCGGGTTCCGGTGAACCCTGTGACGACGGCAGATAA
- a CDS encoding L-lactate permease gives MSIEVLALIALLPILVALVLMVGLRWPATKAMPLAWLTAAAGAVLAWSLPVAYVAALTLQGFVTAIGILIIVFGAILILRTLQHSGGMETIQHGMQNITPDRRIQAIIIGYMFAAFIEGAAGFGTPAALAAPLLLSLGFPPLAAAIICLVFNSFPVTFGAVGTPVVLGLKFLAPSVDAAVKSGAAVNFSNMGDFIMVVGQWATLMHLAMIFILPIFMLGFITRYFGPERSWKPGFAAWKFCIFAAVSFSVPYLIFAWMVGPEFPSLIGGLVGLGIIIVGAKRGFCMPKTSWDFGDSSKWDPEWTGSVSADASEFKAHMSQFRAWLPYILIGLILVVTRIPQLGLKAMLASQAIKFTAILGFKSVNASIAYLYLPGTIPFILVALLTVLIHGMPAEKVKLSWVQAIKTMKNPTIALFAAVALVSIFRGSGIADAALNPHSYPSMPLALAKAVAAFTGNAWPMFASFVGGLGAFITGSNTVSDLLFAEFQWGVASQLELPRQIIVAAQAVGGGMGNMICIHNIVAACAVVGLSGMEGAILKRTVWPFLLYGVVVGIVASLMSFVFLPNLF, from the coding sequence ATGTCTATTGAAGTGCTCGCGTTAATCGCGCTGCTGCCCATCCTGGTGGCGCTCGTGCTCATGGTCGGCCTGCGCTGGCCCGCCACCAAAGCCATGCCCCTGGCATGGCTGACCGCCGCAGCCGGCGCGGTCCTGGCCTGGAGCCTGCCCGTCGCCTATGTCGCCGCCCTCACCCTGCAAGGATTCGTGACGGCCATCGGCATCCTGATCATCGTTTTCGGTGCCATCCTGATTCTCCGCACGCTGCAGCATTCCGGCGGCATGGAGACCATTCAGCACGGCATGCAGAACATCACCCCGGACCGCCGCATCCAGGCGATCATCATCGGGTACATGTTCGCCGCCTTCATCGAAGGCGCCGCCGGTTTCGGCACCCCGGCCGCCCTGGCCGCTCCGCTGCTGCTCTCCCTGGGCTTCCCGCCCCTGGCCGCAGCCATCATCTGCCTGGTCTTCAACTCCTTCCCTGTGACCTTCGGCGCGGTCGGCACCCCGGTCGTCCTGGGCCTCAAGTTCCTGGCCCCCAGCGTGGACGCCGCAGTCAAGTCGGGCGCCGCCGTGAACTTCTCCAACATGGGCGACTTCATCATGGTCGTCGGCCAATGGGCCACCCTCATGCACCTGGCCATGATCTTCATCCTGCCGATCTTCATGCTCGGTTTCATCACCCGCTACTTCGGCCCCGAGCGTAGCTGGAAGCCCGGCTTTGCCGCCTGGAAGTTCTGCATCTTCGCGGCCGTGTCCTTCTCCGTGCCCTACCTGATCTTCGCCTGGATGGTCGGTCCCGAGTTCCCGTCCCTGATCGGTGGTCTCGTCGGCCTGGGCATCATCATCGTCGGCGCCAAGAGGGGCTTCTGCATGCCCAAGACCTCCTGGGACTTCGGCGACTCCTCCAAGTGGGATCCCGAATGGACCGGTTCCGTGTCCGCGGACGCCTCCGAGTTCAAGGCCCACATGAGCCAGTTCAGGGCTTGGTTGCCTTACATCCTGATCGGCCTCATCCTGGTCGTCACCCGTATCCCGCAGCTCGGCCTCAAGGCCATGCTGGCCAGCCAGGCGATCAAGTTCACCGCCATCCTCGGCTTCAAGTCCGTCAATGCCTCCATCGCCTACCTGTACCTGCCCGGCACCATTCCGTTCATCCTGGTCGCCCTGCTGACCGTGTTGATCCACGGCATGCCCGCCGAGAAGGTCAAGCTCTCGTGGGTCCAGGCCATCAAGACCATGAAGAACCCGACCATCGCCCTGTTCGCGGCGGTCGCCCTGGTCTCCATCTTCCGCGGTTCCGGCATCGCCGACGCCGCCCTGAACCCGCACTCCTACCCGTCCATGCCTCTGGCACTGGCCAAGGCCGTCGCCGCCTTCACCGGCAACGCCTGGCCCATGTTCGCCTCCTTCGTGGGCGGCCTCGGTGCGTTCATCACCGGTTCCAACACCGTTTCCGACCTGCTCTTCGCCGAGTTCCAGTGGGGCGTCGCCTCGCAGCTCGAGCTGCCGCGCCAGATCATCGTGGCCGCGCAGGCGGTCGGCGGCGGCATGGGCAACATGATCTGCATCCACAACATCGTTGCCGCCTGCGCCGTTGTCGGCCTGTCCGGCATGGAAGGTGCAATCCTGAAGCGGACCGTATGGCCCTTCCTGCTGTACGGCGTCGTCGTCGGCATCGTGGCCTCGCTGATGAGCTTCGTGTTCCTGCCCAACCTGTTCTAA
- a CDS encoding FAD-binding oxidoreductase yields the protein MTKEAIIKEFEAIAGADNVMTGETDRHAYSYDAAVLDSVMPALVVRPTTSEALGAVTKLCNDNGLPLTVRGAGTNLSGGTIPHPGGVVVLTNGLNRILEINEADMYAVVEPGVVTAQFAAEVAKRGLFYPPDPGSQAVSTLGGNVAENAGGLRGLKYGVTKDYVMGMEFWDVNGELIKSGSRTVKCVTGYNLAGLMVASEGTLGVFDKIILKLIPPAKAAKSMMAVFPSMKAASETVASIIANKIVPATLEMMDNFTIRTVENFRGAGLPVDAAALLLIEVDGHPGQVADEAAVVERICKENGATELHVAKDAAERDAVWQARRDALPALANLKPTCVLEDATVPRSKIPAMIEALEEIAKKLDLTIGTFGHAGDGNLHPTILTDKRDKAEWERVEKGIDMIFDKALSMGGTLSGEHGIGLAKSKYLAQETSKGTLAYARRMKSVLDPKGILNPDKIVGAE from the coding sequence ATGACCAAAGAAGCTATTATCAAAGAATTTGAAGCCATAGCCGGCGCCGACAACGTTATGACCGGCGAGACCGACCGTCACGCCTATTCCTATGACGCCGCCGTCCTCGACTCTGTCATGCCCGCACTGGTGGTTCGTCCCACCACCAGCGAAGCCCTGGGCGCCGTGACCAAGCTGTGCAACGACAACGGTCTGCCCCTGACCGTGCGCGGCGCGGGCACCAACCTGTCCGGTGGCACCATTCCCCATCCCGGCGGCGTGGTGGTCCTGACCAACGGACTGAACCGCATCCTCGAAATCAACGAGGCCGATATGTACGCCGTGGTCGAACCCGGCGTGGTCACGGCCCAGTTCGCGGCCGAAGTGGCCAAGCGCGGCCTGTTCTATCCCCCGGATCCGGGCTCCCAGGCCGTGTCCACCCTGGGCGGCAACGTGGCCGAGAACGCGGGCGGCCTGCGCGGCCTGAAGTACGGCGTTACCAAGGACTACGTCATGGGCATGGAATTCTGGGACGTCAACGGCGAGCTGATCAAGTCCGGTTCCCGGACCGTCAAGTGCGTCACCGGCTACAACCTGGCAGGCCTGATGGTCGCTTCCGAGGGCACGCTGGGCGTGTTCGACAAGATCATCCTGAAACTCATTCCCCCGGCGAAGGCCGCCAAGTCCATGATGGCCGTGTTCCCGTCCATGAAGGCCGCCTCCGAGACCGTGGCCTCCATCATCGCCAACAAGATCGTCCCGGCCACCCTGGAGATGATGGACAACTTCACTATCCGCACGGTCGAGAACTTCCGCGGCGCAGGTCTGCCCGTGGACGCCGCCGCCCTGCTGCTCATCGAGGTGGACGGCCATCCCGGCCAGGTCGCCGACGAGGCCGCTGTTGTCGAACGCATCTGCAAGGAGAACGGCGCCACCGAGCTGCACGTCGCCAAGGACGCCGCCGAGCGCGACGCCGTCTGGCAGGCCCGCCGCGACGCACTGCCCGCCCTGGCCAACCTCAAGCCCACCTGCGTGCTTGAGGACGCCACCGTGCCCCGCTCCAAGATCCCGGCCATGATCGAGGCCCTGGAAGAGATCGCCAAGAAGCTCGACCTGACCATCGGTACCTTCGGCCACGCGGGCGACGGCAACCTGCACCCCACCATCCTGACCGACAAGCGCGACAAGGCCGAGTGGGAGCGCGTGGAAAAGGGCATCGACATGATCTTCGACAAGGCCCTGTCCATGGGGGGCACCCTGTCCGGCGAACACGGCATCGGCCTGGCCAAGTCCAAGTACCTGGCCCAGGAGACCTCCAAGGGCACCCTGGCCTATGCCCGCCGCATGAAGTCCGTTCTCGATCCCAAAGGCATCCTCAACCCCGATAAGATCGTCGGCGCCGAATAG
- a CDS encoding (Fe-S)-binding protein yields MADIHKLAQMFKELDDQLVGCMRCGMCQAVCPIFKLSGKETDVTRGKLALLDGLASEMLTDPEGVNEKLNRCLLCGTCQANCPSGVSVMDIFLKARAIMTGYFGLSPAKKAIFRGLLKNPKLFNALTEMGAKFQGIFTKKVDDMLGSSCARFNAPIIADRHFNTLASKPFHKIVPELDTPAGASGLRVAFYVGCVIDKIYPQVGEAILKVLKHHGVGVYLPAGQACCGIPVLSSGDTDTFDTLVGMNVDRLKDGEFDYLVTGCASCTSTIKELWPHMYKGDSSRTYDIGVLARKTMDISQFLVDILKVEPKELAGGKSVTYHDPCHLKNSLGITAQPRTLIKAAGCDFKEMTDAGTCCGCGGSFNIAHYELSKEIGSRKADNIIASKASVAATSCPACMLQITDMLSQKGADMSVKHVIELYADSL; encoded by the coding sequence ATGGCCGATATCCATAAACTCGCACAAATGTTCAAGGAACTGGACGACCAACTGGTCGGGTGCATGCGTTGCGGCATGTGCCAGGCGGTCTGTCCGATCTTCAAACTGAGCGGCAAGGAAACCGACGTCACCCGGGGCAAGCTGGCCCTGCTCGACGGACTGGCCTCCGAGATGCTCACCGACCCCGAAGGCGTCAACGAGAAGCTCAACCGCTGCCTGCTCTGCGGCACCTGCCAGGCCAACTGCCCGTCCGGCGTGTCCGTCATGGACATCTTCCTCAAGGCGCGCGCGATCATGACCGGCTACTTCGGCCTTTCCCCGGCCAAGAAGGCCATCTTCCGCGGCCTTCTGAAGAACCCCAAGCTGTTCAACGCCCTGACCGAGATGGGCGCCAAGTTCCAGGGGATCTTCACCAAGAAGGTGGACGACATGCTCGGTTCGAGCTGCGCCCGGTTCAACGCACCGATCATCGCCGACCGGCACTTCAACACCCTGGCGAGCAAACCGTTCCACAAGATCGTCCCGGAGCTGGACACCCCGGCCGGAGCCTCCGGCCTGCGCGTGGCCTTCTACGTGGGCTGCGTCATCGATAAGATCTACCCCCAGGTGGGCGAGGCCATCCTCAAGGTTCTCAAGCACCACGGGGTGGGCGTGTACCTGCCCGCGGGCCAGGCTTGCTGCGGCATCCCCGTCCTGTCCAGCGGCGACACCGACACCTTTGACACCCTGGTGGGCATGAACGTGGACCGGCTCAAGGACGGGGAGTTCGACTACCTGGTCACCGGCTGCGCCTCCTGCACCTCGACCATCAAGGAACTGTGGCCCCACATGTACAAGGGCGATTCCTCCCGTACGTACGACATCGGCGTGCTGGCCCGGAAAACCATGGACATCAGCCAGTTCCTGGTGGATATATTGAAAGTGGAACCCAAGGAGCTTGCAGGCGGGAAAAGTGTGACCTACCATGACCCCTGCCACTTGAAGAACTCCCTGGGCATCACGGCCCAGCCCCGGACCCTGATCAAGGCGGCCGGGTGCGACTTCAAGGAAATGACCGACGCGGGCACCTGCTGTGGCTGCGGCGGAAGCTTCAATATCGCCCACTACGAGCTGTCCAAGGAAATCGGCAGCCGCAAGGCGGACAACATCATCGCGTCCAAGGCCAGCGTGGCTGCCACCAGCTGCCCGGCCTGCATGCTCCAGATAACGGACATGCTATCGCAGAAAGGAGCCGACATGAGCGTCAAGCATGTCATCGAGCTCTATGCCGACTCCTTATAA
- the pta gene encoding phosphate acetyltransferase: MSKNLYVSATEERSGKSAVVLGVMQMLTRELHNVAIFRPIINDPGEGKQDHDIALMIDHFKLSIPYEDTYAYTLKRTRELINSGQHALVLENILNKYKTLEEQYDFVLCEGTDFKGKDPAFEFDLNADIAANIGAPMLVVTSGREKAPEEVVNISQTTLDTLAEKGVDSLACIVNRAPEGMTDELVRHIERKGGQEPMPVYVIPEDEALGKPSINDVRRWLDADVLYGHSGLQALVDNYVVAAMQIGNFLQYIRPGSLIITPGDRSDIILSSLASRLSSSYPDIAGIVLTGGLDVSVNVHRLIEGWTGVPVPVLSAKGHTYQTVQELNCLYGRIEADDYQRIATALGGFAQHVDVSELRDRVVEKRSTKVTPKMFEYSLMDKASRNPQRIVLPEGVEERILRAADIILRRGAAEVILLGNVQTIKDNASKYGVDISGAQLIDPTDSDLLDPFAEEYLELRKHKGLIAEQAWDRMADPTYFGTMMVHKGFADGMVSGSINTTAHTIRPAFEFVKTKPGSSIVSSVFLMCLKDRVLVYGDCAVNPNPDARQLAEIALGSAETARIFGVEPRVAMLSYSTGSSGKGEDVEKVNEATKIARELLKERGLDIPLEGPIQYDAAIDPDVARVKMPDSDVAGKATVFIFPDLNTGNNTYKAVQRAANAVAIGPVLQGLNKPVNDLSRGCTVPDIVNTVAITAIQAQAEKGE, translated from the coding sequence ATGTCCAAGAACCTGTACGTGAGCGCCACCGAAGAACGCAGCGGCAAGTCCGCCGTGGTCCTCGGAGTCATGCAGATGCTCACGAGGGAACTCCACAACGTCGCCATCTTCCGGCCCATCATCAATGATCCGGGAGAAGGGAAACAGGACCACGACATCGCTCTGATGATCGATCACTTCAAGCTGTCCATTCCCTACGAAGACACCTACGCCTACACCCTGAAGCGGACCCGCGAGTTGATCAACTCCGGCCAGCACGCCCTTGTGCTCGAGAACATTCTCAACAAGTATAAGACGCTGGAGGAGCAGTACGACTTCGTGCTCTGCGAAGGAACCGATTTCAAGGGCAAGGACCCCGCCTTTGAATTCGACCTCAACGCGGACATCGCCGCCAACATCGGTGCCCCCATGCTGGTGGTGACGTCCGGCCGCGAGAAGGCCCCGGAGGAAGTGGTCAACATATCCCAGACCACCTTGGACACATTGGCTGAAAAAGGCGTGGACTCCCTGGCCTGCATCGTCAACCGCGCGCCCGAAGGCATGACCGACGAATTGGTCCGCCACATCGAGCGCAAGGGCGGCCAGGAGCCCATGCCCGTTTACGTCATCCCCGAGGACGAAGCGCTGGGCAAGCCCAGCATCAACGACGTGCGCCGCTGGCTCGACGCCGACGTCCTCTACGGGCACTCCGGTCTGCAGGCGCTGGTCGACAACTACGTCGTCGCCGCCATGCAGATCGGCAATTTCCTCCAGTACATCCGGCCCGGCAGCCTGATCATCACCCCCGGCGACCGCTCGGACATCATCCTGTCCAGCCTGGCCTCCCGGCTGTCCAGCTCCTACCCGGACATCGCGGGCATCGTCCTGACCGGCGGCCTGGACGTGTCGGTCAACGTGCACCGGCTCATCGAGGGCTGGACCGGCGTGCCGGTCCCGGTGCTGTCCGCCAAGGGCCACACCTACCAGACCGTACAGGAGCTCAACTGCCTGTACGGCCGCATCGAAGCCGACGACTACCAGCGCATCGCCACCGCGCTCGGCGGCTTCGCCCAGCACGTGGACGTCAGCGAACTGCGCGACCGCGTGGTCGAGAAGCGCTCCACCAAGGTCACGCCCAAGATGTTCGAGTACTCCCTGATGGACAAGGCCTCCCGCAATCCGCAGCGCATCGTCCTGCCCGAGGGCGTGGAGGAGCGCATCCTGCGCGCCGCCGACATCATCCTGCGCCGCGGCGCGGCCGAGGTCATCCTGCTGGGCAACGTCCAGACCATCAAGGACAACGCCTCCAAGTACGGCGTGGACATCTCCGGCGCGCAGCTCATCGACCCGACCGACTCCGACCTGCTTGATCCGTTCGCCGAGGAATACCTGGAACTGCGCAAGCACAAGGGTCTGATCGCGGAGCAGGCATGGGACCGCATGGCCGATCCGACTTACTTCGGCACCATGATGGTCCACAAGGGCTTTGCCGACGGCATGGTCTCCGGCTCCATCAACACCACGGCGCACACCATCCGGCCCGCCTTCGAGTTCGTCAAGACCAAGCCGGGCAGCTCCATCGTGTCGAGCGTCTTCCTCATGTGCCTCAAGGACCGCGTACTGGTCTACGGCGACTGCGCCGTGAACCCCAATCCCGACGCCCGGCAACTGGCCGAGATCGCCCTGGGCTCCGCCGAGACCGCCAGGATCTTCGGCGTGGAGCCGCGCGTGGCCATGCTCAGCTACTCCACCGGCTCGTCCGGCAAGGGTGAGGACGTGGAAAAGGTCAACGAGGCCACCAAGATTGCCCGCGAGCTCCTCAAGGAGCGCGGCCTGGACATCCCCCTGGAGGGGCCGATCCAGTACGACGCGGCCATCGATCCGGATGTGGCCCGGGTAAAGATGCCGGACTCCGACGTGGCCGGAAAGGCAACCGTATTCATCTTCCCGGATCTGAACACCGGCAACAACACATACAAGGCAGTGCAGCGGGCCGCCAACGCCGTGGCCATCGGCCCGGTTCTCCAAGGCCTGAACAAGCCGGTCAACGACCTGTCCCGCGGCTGCACCGTTCCCGATATCGTCAACACAGTCGCCATCACGGCCATCCAGGCCCAGGCGGAAAAAGGTGAATAG